AAACCTTGCTTCCGTTGTTCCGGGCTTTGGTGAGACCCAGATTTACAGTTGTGTCCCgtatatttaaggaaggatatgcgtGCACTGGAGAGTTCAGCCAGGGTTGATGAGATAAGTTCTTGGGATGAAAGCGTTGTTCAATGATGAGTAAATTGGGTTCATTTTTCTGAAGTTTAGgtgaatgagaagtgatctcattgaaacaagattctgaagagaagcagaatttgctggagaaactcagcaggcaacatctgtggagacagaaacagagttaacatttcaggtccagtgacccttcctcagtacaaGAAAAGTCACAGCagactagaaacattaactctgttcctccctccacagatgctgccagacctactgagtttccccagcaatttctatttcagtttcagatttccagctctttgctttttgtttaagattctgaaggggtttaAGGGGGTAAACACAGAGGTAGTTTCCCCTCGGACTGGGGATCCTGAAGCACAGTGGTGCAGCCTTAGGATTAAACAGGTATCATTCAGGActgatttctgaagaagagtccccGATCcgaaaagttaactttgatttctctccacagatgctgacggacctgctgagcttttccagcaatttcctgattttgtttcattcaggACTGAGCTGAGGGGAGAGCTCCTCACCCAGCGCTGTGTCTCTCTAGAATTCTCAGTCCTAGAGGGGTGTGTATGATCCATCGTTGTGTACATGTAAGGCTGTGATCGACAGACCTTTGTTCTCTTGGGGAATCAAGGGATGtgaggagcaggcaggaaagtgacatTGAGGCCAATATCAGCAATGATtgtgttgaatgatggagcaggctcagggagcagaatggcctactcctgctcctatttccttaACAACAATGAGATGAATTACTAATGGATTCTTTTTCACCTTGGGATTGGGTGAGTGATTAATATTGGGAAGTAAACTGCGGAGGACTCCCCTAAAGTGAGGACACAAATGCATTTTGGTGTCGCCAAAGCCCTGAGCAATGGTAGCAAGATTTCCTTGCCCTTCTACTGCAGTCACCTTGCAATAAAGACACATGTCACTCACTTTCCTAATATTATTGTCTCTTTGCAGTAGATTGTTTTTAGCTTGTGGAGGTGCACTGCAATGGTGCTGTGGAATTTTAACGCTCACCAACCCTAGGCTGATCGAACATCTCAAAGCTGAAGCCTGCAGCCGTGACAGTGtagccttccctcagtactgcacacaGATTGTGTGctcaactgtgtgtgtgtgtaaattggAACCTAGACCTTACCGATACAGAAACGCTCCAgcaaaggatattgccagggttggaggatttgagctatagggagaggctgaataggttgggtctgttttccctggagcgtcaaagactgaggggtgacctcatagaggtttataaaatcatgagggacatggataggataaatagacaaagtcttttccctgggctggggagtccagaactagagggcataggcttagggtgagaggggaaagatattaaagagacctaaggggcaactttttcacacagagggtggtacgtgtatggaatgagctgccagaggaaatggtggaggctggtacaatttcaacatttaaaagttatttggatgggtttatgaataggaaatgtttagagggatatgggccgggtgctggcaaaggagactggattaggttgggatatctggtcggcgtggacgggttggaccaaaggatctgattccatgctgtacgtctctatgactggaCACATTGACAAAGACTGGACCAACATCTTAAATGTTTGAACTTTCAATCTGACACCCCATGCAGTCTTTAGCATTCTGCTTATTTCTATTGGTTTATACCAATGAAGCATTATTCCTACCACTGCAATATTCTTTTCCATTGGATAGTGCAGGGAATATAACCCAGGCTGGCACTTCTAGTGCAGTACTGAGGtggtgctgctctgtcagaggaaCCATCTTTCAGGTCGGACATTAGACTAATGCCCTGTCTGCCCTGGATGCAATACACCCTGTGACACTATGTTGAagaggaatggaggtgggggataGCTATTCATTGTCATCTGGTCGATGTAAATCCCTAATCATTAACACCAAACAAAATAATCTGGCCATCAGCATAGAGCTGCTTTTGGGATCTTTCTTTGCATAACTTGGGTGCTGCATTCCCTACAGTATAcgtgactacactttaaaaaaGTATTGCTCTGGGATGTGCAGAGGTAACACACATTACACTGAGGGCTACTTCCCTTTTCCAGCATCAGAAAGGGACTTAAACGTGGGGATGGATGGGGCTGTTTCACTGGGAGTCAGCCCAATCTGCTGCCTGCTCCCCTGCCCCTGCCCACTTTGCAGGGCTCCCAAGTGAATGAATGTCATAGCAGGAGGTTTGTCAGAGATACAGAGGGAGCTTCACACCAAGTGTTGGTGGGATACAGATGATGTTAGTCTATGATGCCGACATAACTAAAAACTGAAACCAAGCAGGTTAACTGTGGGTCATTCCAGTTCTCTACAACATTTCATGAACAGTCTACACATATTACTCATTGCCGAGGAGCTAAACTACAGGGAGATTTTGATCTTAACCTCATCTGGTTGGTGAACAGATCACATAACACTCCTTCAAACAGAACACGCGAACTTCCTCTATGTGACGGCCGATATTGACaccttgcacacacacaaacaaattcCCTGGTTATTATCAGGTTGCTCgtgggatcttgctttgtgcacattGACAATTGCATGTCTTACATTGAGACAGCAAACACAATGTAAAAACAGGTCATTGTCAAACACTTTGCAAGGTGCTGAGGTGCTGAGTTCATTCTGGTGCTTTCAACTCACTTTCCCCACCAACACCTTAAATCCCCCCCTGCCCCCTCTCCCCCCTCTCCCCATGCCCCACTCCCCACCCGCTTCTCTCCCACCCATCAAACACCCTTGCCCTGCCTTCCCCCACCTCCATGCTTCTTACCTGTCTTATCATCACAGTCCTCAAACTCCACCATGACGGAGTGACCATTGTTATAGATGGACAGCGAGGTACAGGCACTGTAGGATATGGAGATGGGTGTAAGGCTGGCATCATAAACAGCCTGAGCGGGCACAATGTCAATGGGTGACTGCCGGTCCCCCTGTGCGAACGGGAACTGCTTGTGCCAGTTTGAGGGGCCTGtaagagaaaacagaattcacaatACAGTGGCTCAGAGAGGCCATTCACTCCATTGAGTTGGTGCTGGCTCTCAGAAAGCACTCGCCCTTCCATCCGGCTCTCCTTCCCCTAAAGCCCTTCTGGTTTCTTTACCCAGTGTATCCTTTAGCTTGTTTCTGCTATCTGAGTTTGGTGAATTCAAAAGCTATTTTAGTCACACTGGGGTAAGGACTGTGCCTAAATCCCATTCAAAGCATTACCTAGACAGGTACAGACCAGGGTTGCTGCAATACCTCTTACCTCAGAGACCTGCACACCTTCTCTTCCATTTGCCAGTTCTCTAATTCCTTTTTGAGAGTTCCTACTGAATCTGCTCCCACCGGCCTTGCAGGCAGTGCCCAACAACTTGGAGGACTCAGCAAAATCTCACCTTCCCCCACATTTATAACCCCCCTCCTCACCCGCCACGTTTACAAATCCCCCCCTCAGTGATCTCTGTCCAGACTCACTGCAGAACAGTAAGCTGGAGCTAAGAGGGAGTTTATGCCCAGAATTACAAACAATTAAAACTACCTGATAAAACTTGCAATACCCTGATTCCAATACTAGGACCTCGGAGGGATCAATGTTAGATTCTCCGAATTATTTGCCTTTTGACAAGTTCAGAAGGAGTAGAGGTTTTGTTTTGATAATGAATCACACATTAACTGTACATACAGCCATCACATAAACGATGCCCCTTTCCGTTTAGCGACTGCAGCTACCTACTCTTTCACAAAGTACTGAGAAATCCGAATTCCAGTGAAAGGATTGAATGCCTACCGTTATCATCCCCGTAGCCCCAGCAGTGCTGTCCATTCATGATGAGAGGGCAGGGGCGCTGATGGATTGAAACGCTGGAGTCAGAGCGCCCTTCCCTCAGTTCTGCCTGTCTCTCACCTGCCCGTTCATGGGTtggtgttgttgttgttgttttggAGGTGGCGCCaggcagtgggagagagagagaaggcggtGGGAGTATCAGCAGGCTTTATATCCCGGGAATGTGAAGGTGTGAGGTGAACAGTAGAGAGCTCAGCAGCGCCGCACAACGATGCTGCAGGATCAACTCCTACTGCTGCTGCAAGTGAATCCCAGATCTTACAGCTATAACACCACTTCCTCAATCACTCCCCTCCCTCTAGCTCCGGGAGGGGGACCAAACACAGCAGTACGCATCTTCAATCAATCCGTTTGCACAACTTCCAGTTTCAACAGtcagagaaaatgaaataaaatgctcCTTAGCTCGCTTGTGACAAAACCTCTCTACGCAGTCAGATTTTCTGTCCAAAAATACTGCTGAAGGTAAAAAGAAACACAGCGGTAAAATAAACATGTCAACTGTACCTCTCTGTAACTCAGAGCAGCTAGAACTGAGCTCCCTGTACAAACACCAGCTTGCAGTTAGCTCTGTCTATATCACGGTACATTTTTCTTTGTGTCAAGCAGGCATAAGCGTTTTTTTTATACTTTCTAATTgaggagatgggaattgaacctggcctCCTACCTGAcagatagggacactgccactgcaccgcAAGAGCTCTCGTGTTTTCCTTTATCTTTCATCAATTACCAAAATATGCTCCTTAACTAACACTCTAACTACCCACCAGTaaaatgcacattcctccccagCCCTTGCGTTCTTTTTAGCTGGGGTATCGAATAGGAAACAGCTTCTGGTTTCATATTTAGTCATCGAAGCATGGAGAAAACAGCAGTGTTTTTTTGGAAAGAGAGAGGCTGCAGTTAATAACCCCTTCATTGCCAGTACTGCAAGAAGTCTGTCCTTTAAAATGTCAGGAAGCCTACAGGACAAATGCACAATATTCCCCCAGGTGATGACCAACAGGAAGCTCTGGTGAACATTCCTGAGAGGCCTGTGATTCTTGCCCAGCGCCACTTCCCCTTGAACTTGAATGGCTATCTAGGCCATTTGagggggcaggtaagagtcaaccacatctctgtgggcctggagtaacatgtagaccagaccaggaaaaGACAACAGTTTCCTGCCATAAAGGACGTTGGTGAACTTTACAATTAAAATCAACGACCCCTCCCAGCCTGGTTTTAATCCCTTCCACCCtgttccatcagacagaagatacaacggtttaaacacacgtaccaccaggttcaggaacagcttcttaccCGCTGTTATTGGACTGCTCAATGGACCTCTCAGAGTTCAAATTTAATGTCGATCTTGCTGTctatgcaccttctctgcagctgtactcctcgctctgttctattaccctaatgcactctgtactgtatgatctgcctgtactgtacgcaaaacaaaactttttgctGTACTTcagaacatgtgacaataataaatcaaatcagcaaTAGCTTCATGGGCACAATTACTGAGACTAATTTTCAATTAGatgaatttaaattgcaccagTTGCTCTGTGGGAATTGGAGCCATATCCATGgaggattactagcccagtgatagcaccatagaacattacagtgcagtacaggcccttcggcccttgatgttgcactgacctgtcataccaatctgaagcccatctaacctacactattctatctCCCCTGTCAGCCAAACTCTGAGGGGTTTGGTACTGGGGTTCCTCAGGGCTCACCATCAGGATTCTGGCTTTTCTTTGTAACCGGGATTTGGGTAATCTGCTTTCAACATTCACAGATGACAAGAAACTTGAGAGCATTGTAAATGATGATGAGGAAAGAGGACAAGCTGATGGAATGGGTGGTCACATGGCAGCTGAAGTATAATGTAGAAAATCTGAGcttaagaaataagaacaggagtaggccatttggcccgttgagCCTGCTCctacattcaatatgatcctggctgaacTTGGGCTTCAATGCACTTtccctccactccactctcccACCCCCCCAATATCCCCCAATTCCCaagtgattaaaaatctatctgcctGCACCTTAAATCTATTCAAAACATGGTGCTCTCACTGTCCTCTGAACTAAAAACATTGACAACTTAAAAGAAAACCCACTGGTGAGGTGATGTTTAGGAAAATACAAAGACGTTTTCTAAGAAATTATGTCATAGGCAAGAAAAGAGTTGGACACATTAGGGACCAAAGTGGCAATCTGTCAGATGAGCTGGAAGATGTAGCTGAGATCTTAAATGAGTGCTTCGGATCTGTATTCACAATCAAGAAGGACCATGTAGGTGTAGGAATCAGGGAGACAGATGAGGTATACCCAAATGAATTAGTGTCAAGAGGAAGGGCCTATTAGCAgtttttagaatagaatccctacagtgtggaaacaggctctttgacccaataggtccacaccagccgtctgaagagtatcccacccaaacctattcccctacatttaccctaactaacacatccctgaacactatggagaatttagcatggctaattcactctaacctgcacatctttggattgtgggaggaaaccacacagacatagggagaaagtgcaaactcca
This genomic window from Chiloscyllium plagiosum isolate BGI_BamShark_2017 chromosome 17, ASM401019v2, whole genome shotgun sequence contains:
- the ca7 gene encoding carbonic anhydrase 7 — protein: MNGQHCWGYGDDNGPSNWHKQFPFAQGDRQSPIDIVPAQAVYDASLTPISISYSACTSLSIYNNGHSVMVEFEDCDDKTVVSDGPLENPYKLKQFHFHWGRRGSQGSEHTVDGKSYPGEVIKPWDVPQAKLKRTSREG